The Nitrospirota bacterium genome window below encodes:
- the glnA gene encoding type I glutamate--ammonia ligase, giving the protein MTPKEVIEFAKKNNAVMIDLKFMDFPGLWQHFSVPISELTEDAFENGLGFDGSSIRGWQAIHMSDMLVIPDPTTAIMDPFTKHPTLSLICSVVDPITREQYTRDPRFVAQKAEAYMKSTKIADTAYFGPEAEFFIFDDVRFDQTANNGYYFIDSVEGIWNSGKEENPNLGYKPRHKEGYFPVPPMDKLQDIRTEMVLEMEKVGIVVECQHHEVATAGQAEIDMRFEPLVKMADQLMMYKYIIKNVAQRHGKTVTLMPKPLFADNGSGMHTHQSLWKNGKPLFAGDGYAGLSQLALYYIGGILKHAPSLAAFVAPTTNSYKRLVPGYEAPINLAYSSRNRSAGVRIPMYSPSPKAKRVEVRFPDPSCNPYLAFAAMLMAGLDGVENKIDPGEPLDKDIYELGPEELANVPSLPGSLEEALNCLEKDHDYLMKGDVFTDDVIETWLNYKRTREVDALRLRPHPYEFFLYYDI; this is encoded by the coding sequence ATGACACCAAAAGAGGTAATTGAATTTGCAAAAAAGAATAATGCAGTGATGATTGATTTGAAGTTTATGGATTTTCCAGGACTATGGCAGCATTTCTCAGTGCCTATAAGTGAGCTTACAGAGGATGCATTTGAGAACGGATTGGGATTCGATGGCTCTTCTATAAGGGGCTGGCAGGCTATCCACATGAGTGACATGCTGGTAATCCCTGACCCGACAACAGCAATAATGGATCCATTTACAAAACACCCCACACTCAGTCTTATATGTAGTGTAGTTGATCCAATCACAAGAGAACAGTATACAAGAGACCCTCGTTTTGTAGCACAGAAGGCAGAGGCATACATGAAGTCAACAAAGATTGCGGATACCGCATACTTTGGTCCTGAAGCAGAATTTTTTATATTCGATGATGTGCGTTTTGACCAGACTGCTAATAATGGCTACTACTTCATAGATTCTGTTGAGGGGATATGGAACTCAGGAAAAGAAGAAAATCCAAATCTTGGATATAAACCAAGACACAAAGAAGGGTATTTCCCCGTTCCACCGATGGATAAACTACAGGATATCCGCACAGAGATGGTTCTTGAGATGGAAAAGGTCGGGATAGTTGTTGAATGTCAGCACCATGAGGTTGCAACAGCAGGACAGGCAGAGATAGACATGAGATTTGAGCCCTTGGTGAAGATGGCAGATCAGTTGATGATGTATAAGTATATCATCAAGAATGTGGCACAGAGACACGGTAAGACTGTAACACTTATGCCAAAACCTCTTTTCGCGGATAATGGCTCAGGTATGCATACCCATCAGAGTCTCTGGAAAAATGGTAAGCCACTCTTTGCTGGAGATGGTTATGCGGGACTATCTCAGCTGGCGCTTTATTACATAGGTGGAATACTCAAGCATGCACCTTCTCTTGCTGCCTTCGTTGCCCCAACAACCAACTCTTATAAGAGGCTTGTTCCTGGCTATGAGGCTCCGATAAACCTTGCCTATTCAAGCAGGAACAGGTCTGCGGGGGTTCGTATCCCGATGTATTCACCAAGTCCAAAGGCTAAGAGGGTAGAGGTGAGATTCCCTGATCCTTCATGCAATCCCTATCTTGCATTCGCAGCAATGCTTATGGCAGGACTTGATGGCGTAGAGAACAAGATCGATCCTGGAGAGCCACTTGATAAGGATATATATGAACTTGGTCCGGAGGAACTGGCTAATGTTCCAAGCCTTCCTGGTTCACTCGAGGAAGCACTCAATTGTCTCGAAAAGGATCATGATTATCTCATGAAGGGCGATGTATTTACTGATGATGTAATAGAGACATGGCTGAACTACAAAAGAACCAGAGAAGTGGATGCCCTGAGACTGCGACCGCATCCATATGAGTTCTTCCTTTATTATGATATTTAA
- a CDS encoding YdcF family protein has protein sequence MFFTLSKIIGWLIYPLSITFILLLIALLGLLRKKRKTSRIFLISAISILYLFSIKPIASFLLYPLENMHINPSDQYPKADAIVVLSPGIRYSKYPSMEVELDFGSNRILKAVRLFKDGAAPLILMSGGSGELFSQRKADAHAMKSLAIEFGVPENRILVETQSRNTYENALYSKEILKDMGVKTIILVTSAFHMPRAVAVFKKIGIEPIPAVTDFQSPRKEFDIFCIVPDASNLNRSSLAIKEYAGLLIYRLKGWL, from the coding sequence GTGTTTTTCACGTTATCAAAGATTATCGGGTGGCTTATATATCCTCTGAGTATCACATTCATACTTCTTTTAATCGCTCTATTGGGGCTACTTAGAAAAAAGAGGAAAACTTCTCGTATATTTCTCATATCAGCAATATCTATTTTATATCTCTTCAGTATCAAACCAATAGCTTCGTTTCTTTTATATCCTCTTGAAAATATGCACATCAATCCCTCAGACCAGTATCCAAAAGCTGATGCTATTGTTGTGCTATCACCTGGAATAAGATACAGCAAATATCCTTCCATGGAGGTAGAACTTGATTTTGGTAGTAACAGAATACTCAAAGCAGTAAGATTATTCAAAGATGGTGCAGCCCCATTGATATTGATGTCAGGTGGAAGTGGTGAACTCTTTAGCCAGCGAAAAGCCGATGCCCATGCCATGAAATCTCTGGCTATTGAATTTGGTGTTCCTGAAAACAGGATACTGGTAGAGACACAATCAAGAAATACTTATGAAAACGCCCTCTATTCAAAAGAGATACTTAAAGATATGGGGGTAAAAACTATCATACTTGTCACCTCTGCATTTCATATGCCAAGGGCTGTCGCTGTATTTAAGAAGATTGGTATAGAACCTATTCCGGCTGTAACAGATTTCCAGTCGCCACGAAAAGAATTTGATATATTCTGCATTGTTCCCGATGCCTCTAACCTGAACCGTTCTTCTCTTGCAATCAAGGAATATGCAGGCTTGCTTATATACAGATTGAAGGGGTGGCTGTAG
- a CDS encoding alginate export family protein: protein MKIFISILLAVFIFSAPPVIYAEIKLGGEMSIAGRQGHNFDLNKRLLNPGRNGEGQYYEQTVRLQLDVTVSPNLKAFIEMQHEGSDTATWGISGAGDTSHQGYQGVQSRYFGSLRQAWMLYTGRGLGFPSGLKIGHQLFILGNGVFYDSTKYGNDAIVFFMDPAKETHIRLITIKVNEGTSNINDDTNGYIGVITHRLGENHKIGLDVSQLRKQNSGRATTAYKKTTTLSNIGITADGEFIGLGYSLDLQLQSGKGDNTASLGTVAARDANISATENIKYSGMAALLGLSKKINIFTIKLEGAYGSGDKSGSTNKMEAFQAFLGDDPRYTFIYENRVGQSGYSTTGGDWIVNFGLSNTTYGRFGITADLLKNLTAVINIFKLRATKALNIANVSTGSSRDLGYEYDLSINYAIADGLDYSIKYGYFKPGSFYDRTPKNSAWALDHGLSMRF, encoded by the coding sequence ATGAAGATTTTTATATCAATTCTATTGGCTGTATTTATTTTCTCAGCTCCCCCCGTTATCTATGCTGAGATCAAACTTGGAGGGGAGATGTCTATAGCAGGAAGACAGGGACACAACTTTGACCTTAACAAAAGACTACTCAATCCAGGGAGAAATGGTGAAGGGCAGTACTATGAACAGACAGTGAGGCTGCAACTTGATGTAACAGTGAGTCCGAATTTAAAGGCATTCATAGAGATGCAGCATGAAGGCAGTGATACTGCGACATGGGGCATCAGTGGTGCAGGGGATACATCACATCAGGGCTATCAGGGTGTTCAATCAAGGTATTTTGGATCTCTCCGTCAGGCATGGATGCTCTATACAGGGAGAGGGCTTGGCTTTCCATCTGGATTAAAGATTGGTCATCAACTCTTTATTCTTGGCAATGGCGTCTTCTATGACTCTACGAAGTATGGTAATGATGCCATTGTCTTTTTCATGGATCCTGCAAAAGAGACCCACATCCGGTTAATTACAATCAAAGTAAACGAGGGGACATCTAACATCAATGATGATACCAATGGATATATAGGGGTCATTACCCACAGACTTGGTGAGAATCACAAGATAGGGCTTGATGTCTCACAACTGAGGAAGCAGAACTCAGGAAGGGCGACTACCGCATATAAAAAGACCACAACTCTGAGTAACATCGGCATTACCGCTGATGGAGAGTTTATTGGTCTTGGTTATTCTTTAGACCTTCAGCTCCAGAGCGGTAAGGGAGACAACACTGCATCCTTAGGCACAGTTGCAGCAAGGGATGCAAATATCTCCGCAACAGAGAACATAAAATATAGTGGTATGGCTGCACTACTTGGTCTGAGCAAAAAGATTAATATCTTTACAATAAAGCTTGAGGGTGCATATGGTTCAGGTGATAAATCAGGCTCTACCAATAAGATGGAGGCATTCCAGGCCTTTCTCGGTGATGACCCAAGATACACATTCATATATGAGAACAGGGTAGGGCAGAGTGGCTATAGTACAACAGGAGGGGACTGGATAGTAAACTTTGGGCTATCAAATACCACATACGGGAGATTCGGAATTACTGCTGACCTTTTGAAGAATCTCACAGCAGTGATAAATATATTTAAACTGAGGGCGACAAAGGCGCTTAACATAGCAAATGTCTCCACAGGTTCAAGTAGAGACCTTGGATATGAATATGATTTAAGCATTAATTACGCTATAGCAGATGGACTCGACTACTCAATAAAGTATGGATATTTCAAACCTGGCAGTTTCTATGATAGGACACCCAAAAATAGTGCATGGGCACTGGATCATGGATTGTCTATGAGGTTTTAG
- a CDS encoding ammonium transporter, whose amino-acid sequence MKRLVSILIVIGLLGFASIIYAEEQAQSTPLTAVAAEQAPPAAEAAPAAPAPPKIDTGDTAWMLVSTALVMLMTPGLALFYGGMVRRKNVLGTIMHSFVILCLVSVIWVLWGYSLAFGPDKGGIIGGLEWLWLRGVGQEPAPMASTVPHLMFMMFQGMFAIITPALITGAFAERMKFSALIIFSVLWLTFVYSPMAHWVWGGGWIGSILGALDFAGGTVVHINSAIAAITAVIVIGKRRGYGVEPMPPHNLPMTILGAALLWFGWFGFNAGSALTSGGLASNAFVTTNTATGAAAMSWLFAEWIHRSKPTALGTVSGAVAGLVAITPAAGFVSPLSSVLIGIGAGIFCYIAVSLKPRLGYDDSLDVLGIHGVGGTWGALATGLFASTAINPAGKNGLFFGNPPLLGIQAIAVIATYVFVFVTTLIILKLIDWTIGLRVSEEDEVTGLDLTLHGESGYNLGVGGGPSVREGK is encoded by the coding sequence ATGAAACGATTAGTGAGCATATTAATAGTAATTGGTTTGTTGGGTTTCGCAAGCATTATTTATGCTGAAGAGCAGGCACAATCTACCCCTCTTACCGCTGTGGCAGCTGAGCAGGCTCCCCCTGCCGCAGAAGCGGCACCTGCTGCGCCTGCTCCACCGAAAATAGACACAGGTGATACAGCATGGATGCTTGTCTCAACTGCACTTGTTATGCTTATGACTCCAGGGCTTGCCCTGTTTTATGGTGGTATGGTGAGAAGAAAGAATGTACTTGGAACCATTATGCACAGCTTTGTGATTCTCTGCTTGGTAAGCGTGATATGGGTTCTCTGGGGTTATTCCCTTGCCTTTGGACCTGACAAAGGTGGTATCATCGGTGGTCTTGAATGGCTCTGGCTTAGAGGTGTCGGACAGGAACCAGCTCCAATGGCATCTACCGTTCCTCATCTGATGTTCATGATGTTTCAGGGTATGTTTGCGATAATAACACCTGCGCTTATTACAGGAGCCTTTGCTGAAAGGATGAAGTTTTCTGCGTTAATCATTTTTTCGGTTCTCTGGCTAACATTTGTCTATTCACCAATGGCACACTGGGTGTGGGGAGGTGGATGGATTGGAAGTATACTTGGTGCCCTTGACTTTGCAGGTGGGACTGTTGTTCACATCAATTCTGCAATTGCCGCCATCACAGCAGTGATCGTCATAGGGAAGCGTCGGGGTTATGGTGTTGAGCCGATGCCACCCCATAACTTACCAATGACCATACTTGGGGCAGCACTTCTATGGTTTGGCTGGTTTGGCTTTAATGCAGGTAGTGCCCTCACATCAGGAGGACTTGCCTCTAATGCCTTTGTGACAACAAATACCGCTACAGGAGCCGCAGCAATGAGCTGGCTTTTTGCTGAATGGATACACCGTAGCAAACCTACAGCACTCGGTACAGTCAGTGGGGCAGTAGCAGGACTTGTTGCGATTACACCTGCAGCTGGTTTTGTCAGTCCCCTATCATCGGTACTGATCGGAATAGGTGCAGGAATTTTCTGTTATATAGCTGTTAGTCTCAAGCCACGGTTAGGCTATGATGATTCCCTTGATGTCCTTGGGATTCATGGTGTGGGTGGAACATGGGGTGCATTGGCTACAGGACTTTTTGCATCCACCGCAATAAACCCCGCTGGCAAAAATGGGCTATTTTTTGGAAATCCACCACTTCTCGGCATACAGGCAATTGCTGTGATTGCCACATATGTATTTGTCTTTGTGACCACATTGATTATCCTTAAACTTATTGACTGGACAATAGGATTGAGGGTAAGCGAAGAGGATGAAGTGACAGGTCTTGATCTTACCCTTCATGGGGAAAGTGGATATAACCTTGGTGTTGGAGGTGGTCCATCGGTAAGGGAAGGGAAATAA
- a CDS encoding P-II family nitrogen regulator, with translation MRKIEAIIKPFKLDEVKDALNDIGIQGMTVTEVKGFGRQKGHTELYRGAEYEVVFLPKVKIEVVVSDSHAEKAVNTIIEKAKTGRIGDGKVFVTPVEDVIRIRTGERGEEAI, from the coding sequence ATGAGAAAGATAGAGGCTATTATAAAGCCATTTAAACTCGATGAGGTAAAAGACGCTTTGAATGATATTGGTATTCAGGGGATGACTGTTACCGAAGTAAAGGGATTCGGGAGACAAAAAGGTCATACAGAGCTTTACAGAGGTGCTGAGTATGAGGTAGTATTCCTGCCGAAGGTCAAGATAGAAGTTGTTGTCTCTGACAGTCATGCAGAGAAAGCGGTAAATACGATTATCGAAAAAGCTAAGACAGGACGCATCGGTGATGGAAAGGTCTTTGTCACACCAGTGGAAGATGTAATTAGAATAAGAACAGGTGAAAGGGGGGAAGAGGCGATATAA
- a CDS encoding DUF1343 domain-containing protein, whose translation MKRHPDIRIGLNLFEKAWPKRLKVSRVGLLVHPASINNRFEHAVNLFIKSRNFELKAIFGPQHGIHGETQDNMVEWRGFQDFRTGLPVYSLYSHTRKPEPSMLKDIDVIVVDLQDIGSRYYTFIWTMDLCMEACMEMTKSIVILDRPNPIGGTITEGPVLEAAFTSFVGRKPLPVRHGMTIGEIGSYLRNEFYPTLDFYVISMEGWNRKMWFDETGLPWVMPSPNIPTLDTATVYPGMCLLEGTCLSEGRGTTRPFEIFGAPFIDPERFARSLNAFRLLGVVFRPLYFQPTFQKHAGEICGGAQIHVTNRDRFKSFKIGVAVLKAVHDLYPEKIIWRQPPYEYETEKMPIDILSGTDRLRRDIERGEDLNRMEKWWEEQRQEYQKIRRRYLIYK comes from the coding sequence TTGAAGAGACATCCTGATATAAGAATCGGACTTAATCTGTTTGAGAAAGCCTGGCCAAAGAGGTTAAAAGTATCAAGGGTAGGACTCCTTGTACATCCAGCCTCAATTAACAACAGGTTTGAGCACGCTGTAAATCTCTTCATAAAATCCAGAAACTTTGAACTTAAGGCAATCTTTGGTCCCCAGCACGGAATCCATGGAGAGACACAGGATAACATGGTTGAATGGAGGGGATTTCAAGATTTCAGGACAGGCCTTCCCGTATACAGCCTTTATAGCCATACAAGAAAACCAGAACCTTCAATGTTAAAAGATATCGATGTAATCGTTGTTGATCTTCAAGATATTGGTTCACGCTATTATACATTTATATGGACGATGGACCTCTGCATGGAGGCATGCATGGAGATGACTAAGTCCATAGTAATCCTTGACAGACCGAATCCCATAGGAGGAACTATCACAGAAGGACCTGTTTTGGAGGCGGCTTTTACCTCTTTTGTAGGACGAAAACCCTTACCTGTCCGCCACGGCATGACGATTGGCGAGATAGGTAGCTATTTAAGGAATGAATTCTATCCAACTCTTGACTTTTATGTAATTTCTATGGAGGGATGGAATAGGAAAATGTGGTTTGATGAGACAGGCCTTCCGTGGGTTATGCCTTCTCCGAATATACCAACTCTTGATACAGCTACTGTTTATCCAGGCATGTGCCTTCTGGAAGGCACATGCCTCAGTGAAGGAAGGGGTACCACTCGTCCTTTCGAGATCTTTGGTGCTCCATTCATAGACCCTGAAAGGTTTGCAAGGAGTCTTAACGCCTTTAGGCTTTTAGGTGTAGTTTTCAGACCTCTATATTTTCAGCCCACCTTCCAGAAACATGCAGGTGAGATATGTGGAGGCGCCCAGATCCATGTCACTAACAGGGATAGATTCAAATCATTTAAAATAGGTGTAGCAGTTCTGAAGGCTGTTCATGACCTTTATCCAGAGAAAATTATCTGGAGACAGCCTCCCTATGAGTATGAGACAGAGAAAATGCCTATAGACATCCTCTCAGGAACCGACAGACTAAGAAGAGATATTGAAAGGGGAGAGGATCTTAACAGGATGGAGAAATGGTGGGAGGAACAGAGGCAAGAATACCAGAAGATAAGAAGAAGGTATTTAATATATAAATGA